From Helicoverpa zea isolate HzStark_Cry1AcR chromosome 12, ilHelZeax1.1, whole genome shotgun sequence:
TGGTAGGGTTGACCTCCAATTTCGTCCACATGGAATCCCATTGGGAATATGACAGCTGCTAGGCAGAAGACAACCACTGAAAGCAAGATACAGTCAATCAATTTGATGTTGTTATGAGTTTCATTACAGTTAACAGCAGAGAAATTAGTTGTGCCTCACGATTTCTGCTGTATCTCAGGGAAACTAATTGTGTACCacaataagtcgtggtggcctagtgggcaaagaaccaacctctcgagtatgagggcgcgggttcgattccaggttaggcaagtaccaatgcaacttttctaagtttgtatgtactttctgagtatatcttagacaccaatggctgtgtttcggatggcacgttaaactgtaggtcccggctgtcattgaacatccttggcagtcgttacgggtagtcagaagccagtaagtctgacaccagtctaaccaaggggtattgggttgcccgggtaactgggttgaggaggtcaggcagggcagtcgctccttgtaaagcactggtactcagctacatccggttagactggaagccgaccccaacatagtttgggaaaaaggctcggaggatggaggatgaATAAGTTGTAGCATGTTCAAGGCCTCttattgtcatataattttatttttttataagttttttgcaTGAAAGTGTAACAAACATTCACATTTAACAATACAACAACAGTACAAGACTATCAATATTGAAAAGTTTCATACTTGCTGCAAATCCAACCCATCTTGCGTATGGTATGACATTTCTATCAAAATGACTGGATGCCAGTAGTATCACAGTAGTGGTAATACATATACATCCAATGAAGATGCAGATCAAGGCAAGCAACCATTCGGGTTGTAGATCCGGAGTGTAGCAAACTTGTGGCCGATTGTACAGTGTAATGCAGGACCACATTAATCCAAGCCTTGTGTCACCTGAAAATAAACCTTTTAAAATATAGATTGAAGATATTGAGTACAAAATAGAATGTTTGAGATTTACCAATTTAagtttaatgttatattttcctAATGATCAAATAATAGTAttgcatataaatatttaaggaCATTATAGGAAAGGATATACATTATTGCTTGTTGTAGTAGATGTTAAAAATGtagtttaatttgtatatttatttttaatattaataacctTTGGGTCATTAGAAGTAAGAaagctattaaaattaaattgacatCAGCCAATTTGATAGGACAGTGTTCAACATAGTAACGGAGTAAAATAAATGTAGGATCTACAAAAATACAAACCTCATTCGTTGTAGGGAAGTCTGTTAAAAAATCTAGCTTTGGTGGTAACAAACGTCTAGTAAGTATAGATTGTACGTACCTCCAACTTCGGTAATTATCCAATCTGGCATTGCGAGGCTCACAATAGCAAAAACATCTGCTGCCATAAACAGCGTACCTGATATTACTGTTAATTTATCCATGGCGAAAATACGTTCTTAAATATTGTTCCTATTCACTGTTTCAAACCAGATGTTAATGTAGATATcgattacattatttaaaaggtctataaagtattttttcctCGTTAGGTACGTTTTAACTATCGAGTATCGCTTTCGTtcaaggtttttatttatttattataatatattatatttattatatttatttattatttattatagataaataaaaacaatgacaGATAATGTCAGATATTCCAGAAACCAGAAGTGACAGATGGTGTGACAATACTTACGAATTGCCAACTCAACTAATCATCGGGTTTGGTAGAAATGGTAGGAAATTGTGAATTTCTCTTATGTGTATTTAAACAAATCCCATAAAGTTTGAATCGAGGTTCTTGGGAAGATATGTGAGAAGTAGATCGGAGTTAAAAAGAAAGGGTTGTAGCGATATCGAGGTAAAGTTGACCGAAGCAGGTAAGGGCTTGTTTTCACGCCTTACCTCTATAGTTTTAAAggtgggttttttttttgtttgtttttacaatagactccgaaactactgaatcggtttgaaaaattcattcactaTTAGGAAGCACTGTTCCCATTTTCtgagtaacatgggctatattttatgagTACAGAACATGATTTAAACACCATTTGACTAGATAGGGAACACTTCGGGAAActggtaataaaataagtaggaGCCATTTTGAATTCATCATCTGTTATTTCATATCATAAACATTTACACATAATATTGATAGTAATACTATtgtaagtattaaatattaaaaattcagtCCTTTAAACTTGCCGTAGTCGTCG
This genomic window contains:
- the LOC124635077 gene encoding uncharacterized protein C16orf52 homolog A → MDKLTVISGTLFMAADVFAIVSLAMPDWIITEVGGDTRLGLMWSCITLYNRPQVCYTPDLQPEWLLALICIFIGCICITTTVILLASSHFDRNVIPYARWVGFAAMVVFCLAAVIFPMGFHVDEIGGQPYQLPNSHQVGISYILFVLSLWITVISELFAGKVCLPHF